A genomic window from Lotus japonicus ecotype B-129 chromosome 1, LjGifu_v1.2 includes:
- the LOC130723716 gene encoding uncharacterized protein LOC130723716: MASPEKKLGEFLKEQQEPFILEVYLLEKGCSRKLKRSDASSCFFKPLFPLSKVLTILHKKLHFQNRSKSALFRDPETRTEHAPHETVVELETDRFSTASSSTVFNSCSDVDEDGNSFWSHENNPLFSSDNFEVSSVYNMEVQSQQAINNGNQHQRCIEGSVTHEKLNHDVCVWGKEQRTRKITEDSLLSAALWSSLIQSAKRSENYTKQLQGLLGPNVSQVLKSKRVLHETKQLLFDCVREITMSQKGCNKQMVQFMGAENLGKVMWERTKEWCGNESLDDCANEWSSKLLKAQVMEICVEIADAILEGVNDEVVSEMIEIEILTPTM, from the exons ATGGCTTCACCAGAGAAAAAACTTGGAGAATTCCTAAAGGAGCAACAAGAACCTTTCATCCTAGAGGTTTACCTATTAGAAAAAGGGTGTTCAAGAAAATTGAAAAGATCTGATGCAAGCTCTTGCTTCTTCAAGCCTCTCTTTCCACTTTCCAAAGTGCTAACAATCCTACATAAGAAGCTTCACTTTCAAAACCGATCAAAAAGTGCTCTGTTCAGGGACCCTGAAACCAGAACAGAGCATGCCCCTCATGAAACAGTTGTGGAACTGGAAACAGATCGGTTCTCAACCGCTAGCAGCTCAACGGTATTCAATTCATGCTCAGatgttgatgaagatggaaATTCTTTTTGGtcacatgagaacaatcctTTGTTTTCTTCAGACAATTTCGAAGTTTCCAGTGTCTACAACATGGAGGTACAGAG CCAGCAAGCTATCAACAATGGAAATCAACACCAAAGATGCATAGAAG GTTCTGTGACACATGAAAAATTGAACCAtgatgtttgtgtttggggAAAAGAACAGAGAACAAGGAAAATCACAGAGGATTCACTATTATCAGCTGCTCTGTGGAGTTCACTTATTCAATCAGCAAAGAGATCAGAGAACTATACTAAGCAATTACAAGGGCTTCTTGGGCCAAATGTTTCACAGGTGTTGAAATCTAAAAGGGTGTTACACGAGACAAAGCAACTTCTATTTGATTGTGTGAGGGAGATTACGATGAGTCAGAAAGGTTGCAATAAGCAAATGGTACAATTCATGGGAGCTGAAAATCTGGGGAAGGTGATGTGGGAGAGGACAAAAGAATGGTGTGGAAATGAGAGTTTGGATGATTGTGCCAATGAATGGAGTAGTAAATTGTTGAAGGCGCAGGTGATGGAGATTTGCGTTGAGATTGCCGATGCAATATTGGAAGGTGTGAATGATGAGGTTGTATCAGAGatgattgaaattgaaattttgaCACCAACCATGTAA